TCCCAAAATATTAAGGAGTGGCGTGATGATATTTTTGAGATTTCTAAACATGAGAATGTGCTTTGTAAGCTTTCAGGAATGGTGACTGAGGCAGATTGGAAAGACTGGACAGATGTACAGATCCTTCCATATGTTGACACGATATTGGAGGCATTTGGTTGGGAACGAGTAATGATTGGTTCTGATTGGCCTGTTTGTACTCTAGCAGGTAGCTACCAAAAAGTAATGAATGTGGTGATGAATCGTATTGAATCTCTTCCTGAAGAACAACAAGAAGCAATATTAGGCGGTAATGCCATGAATTTTTATAACCTAAATAATGATTAATAAGATGAAACCTACATATATACAAGGAGATTATTCAAAAAGTAAATTTTTCGACGATACTAGTAGACTTGTGTGTGGTCTATCTGGATTAGGTGGTGTTTGGGGACACGTTGCGGAAGCTGATGCCGTGGATACTATTCTTTACGCACTCGAAAATGGAGTACGTGTATTAGATACAGCTCCTTCGTATAATATGTCTCAAGCTTATTTGGGAAAAGCATTGAAAGAATGGAGTGGCGAAAAGCCCTTTATTAGCTCTAAAGTGGGACGATTGAAAGCTGAAAAAGCAGATGATTGTGTGGTAGACTACTCTTCAGAGACTATGAGAAAGAGTGTTTACGAGAGTCTTGAGTTGATTGGTGTGGACTCGTTAGACCTTCTGTTTCTTCATGAACCTCATCTTGTTCCTGTAGAGAATATGGATCAAATCATGACATGCTTAAACGACTTGAAGTCGGAGGGAGTTGTTAAACGTCTAGGTGTTGGAGGAAATCCAACTGAACACTTTTATCCAGTTTTGAAGAAGGCGAATTTTGATGTGGTATCTGGTTTCCTTAAAATGGATGCATGTAACCTGACAGCATTTGATCGTGATATACCAACATTGAAAGCGGAAGGAATGGCTTACTATGCTGCTTCAGCCCTTCATATGGGACTATTGGGACGACGTTTGGATATGTATAATCATGAGCGTCCAAACAATGAGTGGATTACTAATATGGATGTCGATATTGCATTAAAGATGAAAGAGATAGCAGATGCAAATGAGATGACTTTACCTCGATTGGCTTTACGCTATATGTTCTCTATTGAAGAGGCAGATCGTGTGGTCGTAGGCCCTCATACAATTGCACAGATGCGTGATCTGTTGATTGCATGGAAAGAGGGGTCACTCCCAGAAATGCTATTTAATCAGATTACGGAAACCATTGTGACGATGAGAACCCCATCGCTAGTATAAAAAAGAGACTAACTAATTAAATCCCAGTAATATGAATATTAAAGATCAAGTAGTCCCACGTTCCATGCTCATGCCATTTATTTTGATCACGAGCTGTTTCGCATTGTGGGGATTCGCAAATGATATAACAAATCCTATGGTTGAGGCTTTCTCTCGTATTTTTAGTATGGGAGCGAGTGGAGGAACTTGGGTACAGGTAGTTTTTTATGGTGGATATGGTGCGATGGCTTTTCCTGCGGCACTGTTTATTCGTAAATATACTTATAAGTCTGGTATTTTGGTTGGTCTAGGACTGTATGCTTTAGGATGTCTTTTGTTTATTCCTGCAAGTTCTATAGGACTTTACCCACCATTTCTAATCGCGTATTTTATTATGACTTGTGGCCTTTCCTTTTTGGAGACGAGTGCAAACCCTTATGTTTTATCTATGGGACCAGATTCGACAGCCACAAGACGATTGAACCTTGCTCAAGCTTTTAATCCTATTGGATCATTGACAGGAATGTTCGTTGCTACGACCATGATTCAAGCAAATCTTGA
The Prolixibacteraceae bacterium DNA segment above includes these coding regions:
- a CDS encoding aldo/keto reductase, yielding MKPTYIQGDYSKSKFFDDTSRLVCGLSGLGGVWGHVAEADAVDTILYALENGVRVLDTAPSYNMSQAYLGKALKEWSGEKPFISSKVGRLKAEKADDCVVDYSSETMRKSVYESLELIGVDSLDLLFLHEPHLVPVENMDQIMTCLNDLKSEGVVKRLGVGGNPTEHFYPVLKKANFDVVSGFLKMDACNLTAFDRDIPTLKAEGMAYYAASALHMGLLGRRLDMYNHERPNNEWITNMDVDIALKMKEIADANEMTLPRLALRYMFSIEEADRVVVGPHTIAQMRDLLIAWKEGSLPEMLFNQITETIVTMRTPSLV